A window of Bradyrhizobium diazoefficiens genomic DNA:
GCGCTCGAATGGCAGGACCCGGAAGGGCAGGATCTGCCCCGCGCCCGGCGCGTGCTCGAGAATCTCGAAACGAAGCTTAAGCCTGACGTCATTCACCTCAACAGCTTTCGCGAGGCCGCCTTTGCCTGGCGCGCGCCGGTGGTCGTGGTCGCACATTCCTGCGTCAATTCCTGGGCGCTGGCCTGCCGCGACACGGCCTGGCTCGCCGAACCGCAATGGTGCCGCTACACCGAGCAAGTGGCGGCGGCATTGGATCTGGCACAGGCTTGGGTTGCTCCGAGTCAGTCCTTTCATGACGTCATCATGCGGATTTACCGGCCTCGAGCTCCGGGCGCTGTCATCTGGAATGGGATCACCCCAGGGCGCGCACCCCGCCGAAAGCAAGAACTGATCTTTGCGGCCGGGCGACTTTGGGACCGCGCCAAGAACATCGGAGTTTTGGCTGCTGCGGCGCCCGGCTTGTTATGGCCAGTTCAAGTGGCAGGCCCGGCGGACGCCTGCCCCTCGGCTTCCGTCACCTGGCTCGGACATGTGCCGCACGAGGTCATGCGCGCGCACCTGCAGCACGCTGCCATCTTCGCCAGCCCTGCGCTCTATGAGCCGTTCGGCCTCTCGGTTCTGGAGGCCGCGGCCGCCGGATGCGCTCTCGTCCTGTCCGATATTCCGACGTTCAGAGAATTGTGGAGCGGGGCAGCCCTGTTCGTCAATCCCACCGACAGCAAGGTGCTGCATCAAATGCTCGCAAGTCTCTGTAGCGACGATCGTGAGCGTGCGCGGCTGCAACGTGCCGCGTTCGAGCATTCCCTCACCTATTCGCCGACACGGACGGCGAGCGCATATCTCGGCCTCTACGAGGGGCTGCTCGCATCTCATCGCGCGCCTGCCACCCCGATGGAGGTCCGCGCATGAAATGCGTCCTGTTCTACCACGCCTTCACCTCTTGCTGGAACAACGGCAACGCTCATTTCCTGCGCGGCTATGCCCGCGAGCTCCATGCTCTCGGACATGAGGTTGTCGTGTTCGAGCCAATCGACGGCTGGAGCCGGCTGAACGCGATCCGTGAGGGCGGCAATCAGGCGATGGAAGACATCCACGCGCTCTTTCCCGGAATCGAGATTCGCCAATACGACGCCTGCCTCGATCTCGACGAGGCGCTCGATGGCGCAGATCTCGTCATCGTCCATGAATGGAATTTGCCCGATCTGATCGCAGACATCGGGTCCAGGCGAGCGCATGGCGCGCCCTTTGCACTGCTGTTCCACGACACTCATCACCGCGCCGTCAGCGCGCCGGACGAGCTTGCGCAATTCGACCTTGACGGCTTTGACGGTGTGCTCGCGTTCGGGGAGGTGCTTCGCCAAATTTATATGAAGCTCGGCTGGACCGACCGGGTCTTCACCTGGCACGAGGCCGCCGATATTGCCCTGTATCATCCACTGCCGCAGATCGAACGCACCGACGATGTCGTCTGGATCGGCAACTGGGGCGACGGCGAACGCAGCGCCGAGCTCAACGAATTTCTCCTCGAACCGGTGGCCGGGCTGAAGCTGCGCGCCAGCGTCTATGGTGTCCGCTATTCCGACGGTGCACTCCAAAGCATCGAGGCTGCCGGCATTCGTTACGGCGGCTGGCTGCCGGCACACTGGGCTCCCGTCGCCTTTGCGGGCGCGCGCGCGACCGTCCATGTGCCTCGCGGGCCCTACGTCCAGTCGCTTCCGGGCATTCCCACCATTCGCGTCTTCGAGGCGATGGCTTGCGGCATCCCGCTGGTGTCGGCTCCATGGTCGGATACCGAAGACCTGTTCCCGGCAGGCGCCTATCTCAGCGCCGCCGACGGCCGCGGGATGCAGCGCGGGCTTCGTGCTCTCCTCGACGATCGCGATCTGTGGTCCACAACCGTTGCGACCGGACTCCGGGCGATAAGGGAGCATCACACCTGCCGCCATCGCGCGGAGCAACTTGTCGGGATCGTGCAGGACATCCGCGCCTCAGGCCAGTCCTCACAGCCTTTGCAGCATGTCGGAGCCTGCGCATGAAGATCTGCTTCTTCGGGTCGAGCCTCGTCTCGTCTTACTGGAACGGCGCCGCCACTTATTAC
This region includes:
- a CDS encoding glycosyltransferase; this encodes MKCVLFYHAFTSCWNNGNAHFLRGYARELHALGHEVVVFEPIDGWSRLNAIREGGNQAMEDIHALFPGIEIRQYDACLDLDEALDGADLVIVHEWNLPDLIADIGSRRAHGAPFALLFHDTHHRAVSAPDELAQFDLDGFDGVLAFGEVLRQIYMKLGWTDRVFTWHEAADIALYHPLPQIERTDDVVWIGNWGDGERSAELNEFLLEPVAGLKLRASVYGVRYSDGALQSIEAAGIRYGGWLPAHWAPVAFAGARATVHVPRGPYVQSLPGIPTIRVFEAMACGIPLVSAPWSDTEDLFPAGAYLSAADGRGMQRGLRALLDDRDLWSTTVATGLRAIREHHTCRHRAEQLVGIVQDIRASGQSSQPLQHVGACA
- a CDS encoding glycosyltransferase family 4 protein gives rise to the protein MSHSSYFSILMTTDTVGGVWTYSCSLASSLAATGASVTLVTMGPRPRADQTEMLLGSRVRLLETDLALEWQDPEGQDLPRARRVLENLETKLKPDVIHLNSFREAAFAWRAPVVVVAHSCVNSWALACRDTAWLAEPQWCRYTEQVAAALDLAQAWVAPSQSFHDVIMRIYRPRAPGAVIWNGITPGRAPRRKQELIFAAGRLWDRAKNIGVLAAAAPGLLWPVQVAGPADACPSASVTWLGHVPHEVMRAHLQHAAIFASPALYEPFGLSVLEAAAAGCALVLSDIPTFRELWSGAALFVNPTDSKVLHQMLASLCSDDRERARLQRAAFEHSLTYSPTRTASAYLGLYEGLLASHRAPATPMEVRA